The Bacteroidota bacterium genome includes the window AGGAATCGCCCGTGCAATTTGAGTGTAAAGTGGTTGAAGTGGTTGAACTTGGGGATAAAGGCGGAGCAGGAAATTTAGTTATTTGCGAAATTTTATTGATGCATATCGATGAAGCTGTGCTCAACGAGAATGGAACAATTGATCAAAATAAAATTGATTTGGTTGCGCGCCTGGGTGGAGATTATTACTGCCGTGCCTCTGGCGATGCCTTGTTCGAAGTTGCTAAACCACTTACTACCATTGGAATTGGCGTAGATGCTATTCCGGCCGAAATTAAAAATAGTCGAATTCTCACCGGAAATAACTTAGGTCAATTGGGGAATGTCGAAAAAATTCCAAGTACCAATGAAGCAACCGAGTATAGAGATTCGGAACAATTTTCAGCACTACTAAAATCACTAACCATTAACCTCGATCACTTTAAAGCAAACCAACACATCATAGCCAAGCATTTGTTGGATGAAGGGAAGGTGATGGAAGCTTGGAAAATATTAATTCTTAACTAATCAACTAATATATTTACACATGTTTAACATTTCAGGAACCCTTAAAGTAAAAGGAAAGGAACAAAACGTTTCCGATAAATTTAAAAAGCGCGAATTTGTGCTTACCGAAAATAGTTCACAATACCCGCAGCACTTGAGCTTTCAACTTACACAAGACCGTTGTGGATTATTGGAACCATTTAACGAAGGCGCCGAAATAAAAGTATTTTTTAATCTACGCGGCCGCGAATGGACCAGTCCGCAAAATGAACTGAAGTATTTTAATTCGCTTGAGGCATGGAAAATTGAGGCAGTTGGTGCTGTAGCTCCTACTAGTGCTCCAACTAACACAGCTGTTTCTGAACCTGTAATAAGTTCATCAGAAGAAGACGATTTGCCTTTTTAATAGGTTTTTAAAGCTATGCAAAAAGCAGGAAGAAGCAATTTTAGCTACTTTCTGCTTTTTTTATGTCGCCAAAGCAATGCAGTAACATCGAATGAAAAGCACAAATCACTTGTGGCATATTGGCTTTTTAGTATCTTCGCAACTCTTTTAAAATACCCTGTAAAATGGAAAAAATAATGAAGAAAATTCAAATGGTTGACCTGAAAAGTCAATACGAAAAAATAAAAACAGAAGTTGATGCAGCCATCATGCAAGTGATTGAAAACACTGCATTTATCAATGGCCCTGAAGTAAAAGCATTTCAAGCTGAACTAGAAAATTACTTAAAAGTAAAACACGTAATACCTTGTGCCAATGGTACCGATGCTTTACAAATTGCGATGATGGCCTTGGGTTTAAAACCCGGCGACGAGGTTATTACAGCTAATTTTACCTATGTAGCAACAGCCGAAGTAATTGCATTGCTTGGTTTAACACCGGTATTGGTAGATGTATTGCCCGATACTTTCGACATTGATTTAGCTGCTGTTGAAAAGGCAATTACCCCTAAGACTAAAGCCATTGTTCCGGTTCATTTATTTGGTCAATGCGCCGATATGGAAGCTTTGATGAACTTGGCTAAGAAGCATAATTTGTTTGTAATTGAAGATACTGCTCAAGCAATTGGTGCCGATTATACCTATTCGGATGGAAGCAAACACAAAGCAGGAACAATGGGAAGCGTTGGATGTACTTCGTTTTTCCCTTCTAAAAACTTAGGTTGTTACGGCGATGGTGGCGCAATTTATACGAATGACGATGCGTTAGCGAAATCAATTCGCATGATTGCCAATCACGGTCAAAGTGTGCTGTATTACCACGATAGCATAGGTGTAAATTCTCGTCTCGATAGCATTCAAGCAGCCATTTTGCGCATTAAATTACGTGAATTAGATGGCTATGCTAAAGCACGAAACGCCGCTGCTGCTTATTACGACAAGGCTTTTGCCAATCATCCTAAAGTAAAAACTCCTGCAAGAGCTAAAAACTCCACCCATGTTTTTCATCAATATACTTTGCAATTAAAAGGAGTAGATCGTGCGGCATTAAAGGATTATTTAGCATCTAAAGACATACCGGCAATGATTTATTATCCGGTGCCCTTACACCTGCAAAAAGCTTATACCGATGCTCGCTACAAAGCAGGCGATTTTCCGGTAACCGAGCAATTGTGTGCTACCGTAATTTCCTTGCCCATGCATACCGAATTAGATGCTGAAACATTGAAGTACATTACTAGCGAAGTACTTTCTTTTTTAAACAAATAAATTCCTTAACGGGAGAATTAGTGCTTATTAAAACTAAAGAAATTTATTCATGAACATAGCAGTTGTTGGAACAGGATACGTTGGATTGGTAACAGGTACCTGCCTCGCCGAAACAGGAAACCATGTAATTTGTGTAGACATTAACGAAGCAAAAGTGCAGAAAATGCAGGCCGGAGAAATTCCAATTTATGAGCCGCATCTCGATGCATTGTTTGAACGTAATATTAAACATGGGCGATTGCACTTTACTACCAATTTGAAAGAAGCTGTTGATAAAGCAAAAATTATTTTTCTTGCTTTGCCTACACCTCCCGGTGAAGATGGTAGCGCCGATTTAAGTTATATTTTGGGTGTTGCCAACGATTTGGGCAAAATAATTAACGAATACAAGATAATTGTTGATAAAAGCACAGTGCCAGTAGGTACTGCCGAAAAGGTGTACAATGCTATTAAAGCCAATGCAAACTGTGAGTTTGATGTGGTTTCGAATCCTGAATTTTTGCGCGAAGGATTTGCTGTAGATGATTTTATGAAACCTGATAGAGTGGTAATTGGAACACGTTCGGAAAGAGCCAAAAAGCTGATGGAAGACTTGTACAAACCCTATGTTCGACAAGGAAATCCAATTATTTTTATGGATGAAAAATCGGCCGAATTAACCAAGTACGCTGCCAATGCTTTTTTAGCTACAAAAATTACCTTCATGAACGAAATCGCCAATTTGTGCGAGAAATTGGGAGCCGATGTAGATGCAATTCGCATGGGTATTGGTTCTGACGATCGCATTGGGAAGCGCTTCTTGTTTCCCGGTATTGGTTATGGTGGAAGTTGTTTTCCGAAAGATGTGCAAGCGCTTGAAAAATCAGCTATTGACAGTGATTACGACTTTAGAATTTTAAAGGCAGTAATGCAGGTTAATGAAAAACAGAAAACAAGCATTATTCCTAAAATGCTTGCGTATTTCAAGAATAACCTAAAGGGAAAAAGAATAGCACTTTGGGGATTGGCCTTTAAACCTGATACCGATGATATTCGTGAGGCTCCTGCCTTGTATCTAATTGATGCATTAACTATGGCAGGTGCCACCGTTTGCGCTTACGATCCTGAAGGAATGAACAACGTGAAAAATTTGTTAGGCGATAAAATTTTATACGCTAATGATCCTTATCAAGCGCTTGAAAATGCTGATGCTTTGCTCATCGCGACTGAATGGAATATTTTTAGAACTCCCGATTTCGAGCAACTTGAAAAGCTCTTGAAAGCTAAAGTTATTTTTGATGGTCGTAATTTATACAGCCCACAACAAATGCGTGAAATGGGTTATTACTATTGCAGTGTTGGACGAGAGTTAGTGCAACCGGCTAACTAATATCGAAAACAGAATGTAATTTTTTATTCAAACGAACTAAAATTGTATACCATATTTCAACTATGAAAAGAGTATTAATTACTGGAGCTGCCGGATTTTTAGGCTCTCATTTGTGCGATCGATTTATTAAAGAAGGCTATTGCGTTATAGCCATGGATAATTTAATTACCGGAGATTTAAGAAATATTGAACATCTTTTTAAACTTAAAAATTTTGAATTTTATCACCACGATGTTTCAAAATTTGTACACATACCCGGCGAATTACACTATATACTTCATTTTGCTTCGCCTGCAAGTCCAATCGATTATTTAAAAATTCCTATCCAAACGTTAAAGGTTGGTTCTTTGGGAACACACAATTTGCTTGGATTAGCCAAAGCAAAAGGTGCACGCATGTTAATTGCATCAACCAGCGAAGTTTACGGCGATCCAATGGTGCATCCGCAAACGGAAGATTATTGGGGAAATGTAAATCCAATCGGCCCGCGAGGCGTATACGACGAAGCCAAACGTTTTCAAGAAGCCATTACAATGGCCTATCATACTTACCACAAAGTAGAAACACGTATTGTGCGTATTTTCAATACCTATGGTCCAAGAATGCGACTAAACGATGGTCGTGTATTGCCTGCTTTTATTGGACAAGCATTGCGTGGTGAAGATTTAACCATGTTTGGTGATGGTTCTCAAACACGTTCGTTTTGTTATGTGGATGATTTGGTGGAAGGTATTTATCGTCTGTTGTTAAGTGATTATGCCTATCCAGTGAATATTGGCAATCCTGCCGAAATTACCATCAAACAATTTGGCGAAGAAATTATTAAACTCACCGGAACATCACAAAAATTAATTTCAAAACCATTACCTCAAGACGATCCAAAGCAGCGTAGACCAGACATTACAAAAGCAAAAGAATTACTTGGATGGGAACCAAAAGTGAACAGAGAAGAGGGACTTAAAATTACCTACGAATACTTTAAATCCTTGTCAAAAGAGGAATTGTTTAAAACCGAACACCGCACATTTAATTAACTACTATGGAATATTCAGCACATGCGTCTGCCTTTATTGACGAAGGATGTAAGATTGGAAAAGGGACTAAAATTTGGCATTTTTCGCACATTATGTCGAATTGTGTATTGGGCGAAAATTGCAACATTGGCCAAAACGTAGTGATATCGCCTGGCGTAGTGTTAGGGAGCAATGTTAAGGTGCAAAATAATGTTTCAATTTATACCGGCGTAACCTGCGACGACGATGTATTTCTAGGACCTTCCATGGTTTTTACCAACGTTATTAACCCAAGAAGTGCAATCAATCGTAAAAACGAATATGCCAAAACACATGTTGGAAAAGGGGCTTCTATCGGAGCCAATGCAACTATTGTTTGCGGGCATAACATTGGCGAATTTGCGTTTATTGGTGCCGGAGCAGTGGTTACAAAAAATGTCCCTGCTTATTCATTATGGGTTGGTAATCCTGCCAAACAATTGGGTTGGATTAGTGAATACGGTCATCGCTTAAAATTTGATGCTTACAACACTGCCGTTTGTCCCGAAAGTAAGGAGAAGTATCAACTCAATGAAGGAAAAGTAAGTAAAGTTTAAACTAGACTCGTGGAAAAGAAAATAAAATTTGCAATAATCGGACAAGGACACATTGGAAAGCGTCATGCCGAAATGGTGCGCCGAAATAGCGAAGCACAATTAATCGCTGTTTGCGATACTGCACCCAAAGAGAATTTGGGATTAACCAATTTGGAAGTTCCATTTTATAGCTCCATTGAAGATCTCTTGGCTGCAGGACACGAAATTGATGTTGTTAGCGTTTGTACTCCAAACGGACTGCATGCAAAACATTCGTTGCTGGCACTCGAAAATAAAATGCATGTTGTGTGCGAAAAGCCAATGGCATTGCACAAAGCCGATTGTGAAGCACTCATTTACAAAGCGCTTCAAATGCACAAAAATTTGTTTTGTGTGATGCAAAATCGCTATTCTCCTCCATCAGTCTGGATTAAAGACGTGATTGAAAATAAAATTATTGGAGATGTCTTTTTGGTGCAGCTAAATTGCTACTGGAATCGCGACGATCGTTATTATAAACCCGGAAACTGGAAAGGAAACAACGAGCTCGATGGAGGGACCTTATTTACGCAGTTTTCTCACTTTATTGATATAATGTATTGGTTGTTTGGAGATATTAAAGATATACAAGCCAAATTCAACGATTTTACCCACAAGCATTCAACTGAGTTTGAAGATTCAGGTTTGGTGAATTTTAATTTTGTGAATGGAGGAATGGGATGCATCAATTACAGCACAGCCAT containing:
- a CDS encoding flavin reductase family protein translates to MLTINPQEVSVPKIHNYLLSAVAPRPICFASTIDAEGNPNLSPFSFFNVFSANPPVLIFSPARRGRDNTTKHTYENVKVHAEVVINVVNYDMVQQTSLASSEYPKGVNEFTKAGFTPIASQQVAPFRVKESPVQFECKVVEVVELGDKGGAGNLVICEILLMHIDEAVLNENGTIDQNKIDLVARLGGDYYCRASGDALFEVAKPLTTIGIGVDAIPAEIKNSRILTGNNLGQLGNVEKIPSTNEATEYRDSEQFSALLKSLTINLDHFKANQHIIAKHLLDEGKVMEAWKILILN
- a CDS encoding DUF3127 domain-containing protein yields the protein MFNISGTLKVKGKEQNVSDKFKKREFVLTENSSQYPQHLSFQLTQDRCGLLEPFNEGAEIKVFFNLRGREWTSPQNELKYFNSLEAWKIEAVGAVAPTSAPTNTAVSEPVISSSEEDDLPF
- a CDS encoding DegT/DnrJ/EryC1/StrS family aminotransferase encodes the protein MKKIQMVDLKSQYEKIKTEVDAAIMQVIENTAFINGPEVKAFQAELENYLKVKHVIPCANGTDALQIAMMALGLKPGDEVITANFTYVATAEVIALLGLTPVLVDVLPDTFDIDLAAVEKAITPKTKAIVPVHLFGQCADMEALMNLAKKHNLFVIEDTAQAIGADYTYSDGSKHKAGTMGSVGCTSFFPSKNLGCYGDGGAIYTNDDALAKSIRMIANHGQSVLYYHDSIGVNSRLDSIQAAILRIKLRELDGYAKARNAAAAYYDKAFANHPKVKTPARAKNSTHVFHQYTLQLKGVDRAALKDYLASKDIPAMIYYPVPLHLQKAYTDARYKAGDFPVTEQLCATVISLPMHTELDAETLKYITSEVLSFLNK
- a CDS encoding UDP-glucose/GDP-mannose dehydrogenase family protein, whose product is MNIAVVGTGYVGLVTGTCLAETGNHVICVDINEAKVQKMQAGEIPIYEPHLDALFERNIKHGRLHFTTNLKEAVDKAKIIFLALPTPPGEDGSADLSYILGVANDLGKIINEYKIIVDKSTVPVGTAEKVYNAIKANANCEFDVVSNPEFLREGFAVDDFMKPDRVVIGTRSERAKKLMEDLYKPYVRQGNPIIFMDEKSAELTKYAANAFLATKITFMNEIANLCEKLGADVDAIRMGIGSDDRIGKRFLFPGIGYGGSCFPKDVQALEKSAIDSDYDFRILKAVMQVNEKQKTSIIPKMLAYFKNNLKGKRIALWGLAFKPDTDDIREAPALYLIDALTMAGATVCAYDPEGMNNVKNLLGDKILYANDPYQALENADALLIATEWNIFRTPDFEQLEKLLKAKVIFDGRNLYSPQQMREMGYYYCSVGRELVQPAN
- a CDS encoding SDR family oxidoreductase; this encodes MKRVLITGAAGFLGSHLCDRFIKEGYCVIAMDNLITGDLRNIEHLFKLKNFEFYHHDVSKFVHIPGELHYILHFASPASPIDYLKIPIQTLKVGSLGTHNLLGLAKAKGARMLIASTSEVYGDPMVHPQTEDYWGNVNPIGPRGVYDEAKRFQEAITMAYHTYHKVETRIVRIFNTYGPRMRLNDGRVLPAFIGQALRGEDLTMFGDGSQTRSFCYVDDLVEGIYRLLLSDYAYPVNIGNPAEITIKQFGEEIIKLTGTSQKLISKPLPQDDPKQRRPDITKAKELLGWEPKVNREEGLKITYEYFKSLSKEELFKTEHRTFN
- a CDS encoding N-acetyltransferase, coding for MEYSAHASAFIDEGCKIGKGTKIWHFSHIMSNCVLGENCNIGQNVVISPGVVLGSNVKVQNNVSIYTGVTCDDDVFLGPSMVFTNVINPRSAINRKNEYAKTHVGKGASIGANATIVCGHNIGEFAFIGAGAVVTKNVPAYSLWVGNPAKQLGWISEYGHRLKFDAYNTAVCPESKEKYQLNEGKVSKV
- a CDS encoding Gfo/Idh/MocA family oxidoreductase, which translates into the protein MEKKIKFAIIGQGHIGKRHAEMVRRNSEAQLIAVCDTAPKENLGLTNLEVPFYSSIEDLLAAGHEIDVVSVCTPNGLHAKHSLLALENKMHVVCEKPMALHKADCEALIYKALQMHKNLFCVMQNRYSPPSVWIKDVIENKIIGDVFLVQLNCYWNRDDRYYKPGNWKGNNELDGGTLFTQFSHFIDIMYWLFGDIKDIQAKFNDFTHKHSTEFEDSGLVNFNFVNGGMGCINYSTAIWDTNLESSMTIIGKNGSVKIGGQYMNEVEYCHIKDYTMPELPPASPANDYGTYKGSAANHHFIIENVVDTLKGRTTITTNALEGLKVVDIIERIYALRN